In Tripterygium wilfordii isolate XIE 37 chromosome 17, ASM1340144v1, whole genome shotgun sequence, the genomic window AATTATGATCCAATTAGAAGTAATCATGACTTGTTACCTCTCTTAGTGAGTCTTCTCAGAAAATCAGTTGATGGAATCAATTCGAAAAATTTACAAAAGTTTCAAGGTGAGGAAGGGTTTGAAGAAATCCGTAAGCTACACGAAAAGCACAGAGAAATGTTTTCTTGTTGCTCAAGCTGTAAACCAGTCGTTTACATGGTTACCGCTGTGAGTAGAATGGGTTTTTACGAAGTAGATTTCGGGTGGAGAAAGCCTATATGGGTGGCATGGGCATCAATCAATGAAACTTTTTCGGAGAATCTGATTTTACAGTTGGGAAATAGAACTGGTGATGGAATAGATCAGCGTGGGTGACTTTGGAGGAGCATGACATGGAAAAATTGGAGCATGATCCAGAATTTGTGGTACATGTCAACTCAAATCCTCATGTATTTTATGGGCTTCTTATGTATTATTTCACATTCAAAATTAGCCTGGCCGGTATGGTAATGTACCCAAAGGCCCTCAGGCTTTCTTTTGAGCCCAGAAATCATGGGCTTAAAACGTACTAGGAAACATAGCGGATTGAACTAAAGTTCCTTTAAGCCCATATTTTATCTTGATCGTCCATAATTTTATGGGCTTCTCATGGGTAATTTCACCGAGAAATGTCACATTACTACTCATTTGACAAATATTGGATACAAAAGTAAATCTAAAATTCTTTCTTCCACATATAACTATATCATAGATATGAGATCGTCATTTATTCTTCATCATTTCAACCAACGACCCGTTGTTTAATTAACCacgtcatatatatatttttgtttcttctttttctcactCATATAAAACAGGAAATGATCACGTAAAAAATAAGATTGACCTCGACCTCGATGACGTATCAAGCGATTAGGCTCACTCGTTGCTGGAGGATGACTGTTTAGCTGTTTGCACAGAATATATAGAACATAAGTTGTAGGGGAGTTCTgttgtgttttgattgtttgtAATACGGTGAGACAAGTTCTAAAAACTGTGATGAGGTCATTTCGGAATCCCAATCCGTACCTATCCAGCCCGTCTCTGAACGGTTGTTCTCAATTGAAATAGAGAAATCCAAATCTGAAGGGCAAATCTCTTGAGATTTGAAAGACAAAATACATAACCAAAACCGCTTATTGCACCCCAAGACCAACACTGCATATATTCTACATCTGAAACTTAAATACCGAATCAACCCATATCCagtatcaatatttttttgattagAAAACAAGATTAATTAATACATACAAAGTTAATGGTCTCTAGCTGGATTAATCAAGGTGAATTAGCTTCATAGATATCGGCAGGAGGTATAAAGTAGTCCATGCAAAGCCCTGGCACATCAAACACAACATCATCAATCCTCCATATCTCTTCCATTCTAGTCCTGCTATGTTGCACCGACATTTCTCCGAACCGGAAAACTGTCCCGATGGTTCTCCCTTGATGAGCAATTAACTTGCCATCCACATCCTTATAATCACCAATGCTACTTCCAATTGTTGTTTCCCAATAGATTGTGTCCtcgttttgattttcttgtgtGTGCACCCTTGTTAGATGTGAGTCCTCTAGGTATATTAGGAGTCCACTCTTTTGGCAAAAATAACCATACAATACATGCCTAATCATCTCCGCCGGACCCTCGCTCCTTTCCATCACCGTTGCCTGATCGGCGGCCACTTTCAGCACGAAACAATCCACGTCTCCAATCCGTTTCTCCCCTAGACATTGTGCTTTGGCAAATAACCTTGCTGTGCTCTTTGGATCTAGCCCCTGCTAATTTTGATCATATTGTATTGCatgtgattaattaattaattaatattgcaAACACATTGATAGATAAGACAAATCATGTTGattagaaaaaaagaagaagaaatgtgaTCAAGTTACCACTTATTGGGATTGAATATTAGTTTTATACCCAAGAATTTTTGTTGTCctctaattaattattgatgTTAATTAATTGATAGGGTACGATATCAAGAAGAATAACGTAGTTCAAATTTATCTAACAATACTATTCACTTGCAAGGTCTTAAAGTagccaaaagaaatgaaaagaaatattaaaaagaaaaagaaagttgtatgtatgtatgtatgggaATAAAtcgaaaacaaacaaaagaaaacaacaaaatgaaatgaaatgatgaGAAATTACTAttcactaaagtggcaaaattaAAGGAGACAAattaaagcaaaagcaaaagcaaaagcaaagcaaaagcaaaagttAAAGGAAAGGAAGGATGAATTGGCAATCCCAAGAAGCATATGTTGTGATTGTGTGTAGATGATCAAAAACATGACATCACCATTCACCAAAGCTAATCACGTGCCCCATCCCACTTGCCAGGTAAAGGAAAAATATAGGGTGgctgggacctgctgtaatgaATCTAAAGggactaaaatttttttttttttttttttttaaaattatggaTGTGTTTTGATCAGGTTTACGAGTgtaatggtatattttttgtctcatacaaaaatcaaattgaacatgaaaaagagatgaaaattgtgaaccgttgaatataaacccgtaacattatatgtctatcttgtgatgaatttgatttttgtttcggatGAAAATTATACCGTTAGATTCGTAAACACGATCAaaatacattcataattttattttatttttaaaaaaattttaaatacttcttatttattaaagtggggtctgctgtaaaaaaaattacagcagacccccggCATCCAAAAATATATGTCCGGTAAAGGATGAGACAGTTTCTCTATCATTGTCAGAATTATTTTGTTCTGTTTGTTGGGATTTGTGCTCCCCAACTCGTTCATTCCTcgctcttctctctctcttttttttattggatgGAATTATTATTAACAACAATCTTTAATTGAAAAATAGGCAATTTAAGATTGATCATTATAGAAAAATGATATCTTGATTGAATGTATTTTAATTAGTACGTAATTAGTAATTACCTGAATGATGCGACGCAATGGGCGTTGAAGGCCCTTGGCCACATGGGTGCCGAGCCACGGCGTGTGCCGCCACACCGTCTTCCCATCGCTGCCGGCGATGACCTTATTTCCACCAACAACCAGCTCAAGTGACCACATGCCAGGCAACATCTGCCACAACACAAAGCACCCATTTTCACTACTCCTATTCCCCAAACTCTTCACATTCTTCCCCGAAGATATTTCTGTCTCGCAACAAATCATTTTCACAATTCCCGTCGCGTACATGTTCTTGGCACATTTTTGCTGCTTTAAACACCCCGTCGCCGCCAGATATTGCTGTATTATGTAATGCGCCGCAGAATTCGCCTAACAGAAAGCAAGCAAGCAATCCTTGATTAATTAGTAACAAAACAAAATGGCTTAACGCAACAGAAAGGGATCACCTCATGTAAATTAATAACTTACAATTGGGATGTCTTTAATGTGAAGATGATGAATTGGGTCATTGGTCACTAGAGGAATGGGGGCTAAAGGACAACCCAAAACACCAAGTAAAAGCCTCAAATCTTGTCTCTTGGCTTGAATGCTGCCAATGAAAGAAGAAGCCGAcaagttgttgttgttggagaGGCCTTTTTGGACCCTGAACCATTCACGGATGATCTCCCAAGaactctctcttttgtttccttcttcTTGCATATCAGGGTCAGGACCTTCAATTAGAGGTGTCAAGGTTTGTGTGTACCATCTTTGCTGCTTCCTTCTTGTCTTAGAATCCATGTTAACGTTCATCATCACGTACGCCGAGAAAATATTGAATGTTAAAAGTACTGGGTGTGGGTTTGTATGTGTGGTTTGTTAGTCACTTAAAGGAAGAGAAGCTGGGGATTTGTATGGGAAGAGACAAAAGTGACAGCTTATCCGTCCAACCCAACACAACCAGCATATGTAGGCATATGACATTATTATAATGACAATATTGTTTACAAAGACTGTCTTTATTGCTTTATTcgttctttaattttatttttttttggtcttttggACTGATTTAAGTAGTCATAATGTACCTTCCATTTGGATCTAGGCCTAATCTTCCTTGGAAGAAGACACCACTAGCAACATTATCATATTCATCTTATTTCACATGCACAACTTTTACACCtgtaaaaacaagaaagaaaattaaatcaacattcaatcaaggaaaaaaagTACTGAAATTCATCAGAAACTTTCAAGGATTTTCACCATTTTAGGGCCAACTATCACCTTGAAAGGGTGAAAAacgccaaaaaaaaatacaaattataaAATACCCTAAAATATTAAAAGGCCCATTTGAGACCATAAAtagtgaaaattttcaaaaatagggTGGGCTAGTGTTACTAATCTTGATCACACCACATTGAAACAAGTCATCCAGTTCAATTTCGGGTGATTTTTACAACGTGACATTTCAATCTTACTATACCATTATCTTACATCCATCAAACTTTCGTAAAAAATGTTGACAAAgatcacctttttttttaattattattatttcaattAACAAGTACACATATTGATAATGTTACAAGGTGGACGTCTCTTGGTGGGTTTTCATTTTAAAAAGAGTAGACATTAATAACTGTCTACCTCTTTAATTAGAATCTAATCTTGCCCTAGATATGAGGAAAGGTATACATACGGCCACTAAAGTTTTCGAAATAAATGATTTGGGAGTTTTGATGATATCAATGTAATCTAGTATTGCACTTTAGATGATCATCACATGAGATGCACAAAACTTACTAGCTAGAGATGATCACCTAATTAAAGCCAAAGGGGAATATTAGTCAATTTCTTGGGCGGATCAATACATTGTTTCTACCTAGAGACTTCCAAATCTCCATTATTTTAAAGATGAATTAAATCTAAAGGAGGAAGTTAAAGTGTATAAAATTATTGaaacaaattaatttcaaaagTAGGTGCCCTTAGAGGCTCATGATATATATATCCTCTCATTAAGTCATTATTAATTAGTTTCACTAAAAGAGACTCACAATATCATTGTTTTGTTCCACGTGGAGATCAATCCTATTCCTTGATGTGGATATTGCAGCGCAGACACAGAGAGGTGGGCCGGGAGACAAAGataaggtggtggtggtgagtcGGCATGGATCATGGTGGACGACAAACAATGTCATCTTCTAAGTCAAGCCAATTCAGCCAAGTGGGCTCTTCCTACCCCCTCCAAAGTGCAAGTGCAATGGAGGTTACTGACCCAGGCCAATGAGGCCATGGGCCTACATCATCACCCATTGACCCCTTCCAGATAGGTTTGGTGGGTGAAGGTTTAAGTGTGACTTTCAAATGGTTGAAGACAGGTTGGGTGTGGTGGGGGGTGGGGTACTATACACATGCCATATACAACTTACTAACTTAGGTGAAAGTGGCTAGCCCATCTACATCTTTTGAttgatacatatatacacacacactatatCTTCATATTTACACaattaatttggatttttttttatatgtgtatatggttAGTATTTTTGTATATAACATCACAAAGTGTTGAATTCTTTTCAGCACTTTCAATCTATATGCAATCGAGCCAACCCGAGTCTAATCCTCAAATCTTTGTAAGCaatcgagcttggtttggtttggtttgtggGTTAGGGAGTCCTTAAGTGGAATATTCAATTCAAGTTcctgatttcttattttttatgagAAGGTGTTGCATTTGAAAATAATATTCAAACTTGTAAAATTATTGAGATTAGAGTGAAtccaatgggaaaaaaaaaacacttcaggCTCCCCTCACCCAGGCTCTATTCTCACAGTCTCACATGCAAATCGATCGGTTTTTTGGTCATTCGCAAGCTTGAGCATGACTTAAACTCAAGTTTCATGTTTAGATTAGAGCTCGATCGGTTCAAGCGAGTTCTTGAAAATTCGAGCTCGCCACTAATTGATTAGGCTCAAAACTCAAACCTAATAATATCTGAATTGAACCTAATCGAGCTCAAGTGCAAATGGCTCAATTAAAGCTTAATTTGATTGCGCCCCTAAATCCTAGTTACATGTAAAATTTTATATACCATTGAACTTAAGATTcttgattattatttttatgatcctttcaatttttttaaaaatatattgaaaataatTAAGGAATATTAGGAGCACTTAACTTAGTGGTAACCACTCCTTAGAATTTCGAATAGGTTGAAAATTCGAGTCTTCTCACATGttaaaattaacaaatattaaaattaaattttttttttttgagtacaaaatTAATGTTATATTTATGACAAAAAAGTAAATAACATTAAAATTGCTAATGGGCTGAGGATGTGAGTTGTCAATCTTTGGGTCTGGTCCAATATTGACGAGCAAACAAGAAGTAAAAATTACAAAGCTTAAAGGACTGGAGAGATCATACATACAAGTGGTAAGCACAAGTCCAACAATACAAAACATGCCAGACGTATATAGTCCATCGTAAATTGCCAAATGATCTAATGTATGAGGCCCAATACATGTTGGTTGTAATATAATTAGGGTCATGTCAATGGGGATGGGTTGGGGGCAAACACTACATTTCATCCAACGGTGTTAAATAAACAAGGATGATATATAATTGATAGGTGATCAGAGTCCAATGACGAAATGCCACATAGACGTAGGATGGATTGGGTCACCGATGTGTTGGGCTTTGATTTGGTTAGATTAGTAATAGTTGATAGGTGATTAGagatattaattatttataattattttgatttggtTAGCTAGCTAGGTTAGTGACATGCATCTATTCTCAAGTGCGCGCAAATTAACATACATataaaagagaaattaaaaataagaaaGGGGTCTTCTTATATAGTATGTTGCAACTTGCAATAAATGGATGATGATATATATCTCTATATAGTTAACAAAGGAAGAGGCATGCACATTCCCTTCCTGAGACGCATTCTCCACCAGGTCTTGATATTGTGACGCCTGGACAAGGACGAATAGGTTTGCCCGGGTACTCCTTCACACATAACTCAAAGCATTCCTCGTCCTCACAATCCTCCATCATAATCGACTTACTACAAAGCTTTCCACATCCCCCCGATACCCCATTACCTACAACACAAATCAAACCCCATTATTTattaacatacatatatatgcatcaattattttttttattaattaacaacATAAGAAATTAAGGactatatatatctatctattcAAAACTTACCCTTAGAGACCAAGATAATCAGCACAAGAATTGTCAATATGTAAAGGCTAGTGATTTTCATTGTTGCTACTGCTACTCAAGACCGATCAATGTAGGGGCTTCTTATGAGGTTGAGAACCAGGCAAGTAAGTGggtaatttatatatttttacaatcactttattatttttccttttttggtcATATGGAATGATATATATCTAAAGATGGAAAGtaattaattttgattaattggTATTGCAATTGATATCTTTCCATCTTAAcagaaataaaattttgtacattttcattAATTATATTTCCGGCCCAAAGTTTCTCataaataatcaaaatcaaTATCATCAATACTAGAGTATAACCTAACATGAAAGTTTAGAGAGTGCGACATACGCCAGCTTTCTATGAGGCCACATAAGCATAAACACTCTATATATTTGACAGGGGTCATTTGttattttaaaacataaatatttgattcttatatattcatatattataaataataatatgttGCACAAAAGAAGGACTTACAACTATAAGTATATTTTGAATTGGTTGCATTTAACAAGGCAAGAAATTAACATAAGGAAAGGTTGATATcatttcttttcaaaacacGAAAAACACTCCATCatcaaataaagagaaaataataacgcgtgattatatatatgtacactatacatatacatacatatatttatatatcatatACTTGCATTGATTGGTTCTCAACCTCACAATAAATTCTAGATCATAAGTAGTAGTAGCAAGCCTGAAAAGTAATAGATTTGTAATTTGACAATTCTTGTGCTCATTATTTTGGTAAAACTTTTTACATAGTACAAACTTACAGATTGGATTTCTATATAAaatacaacggtcgactttaaAATCATTGGGTAGACAATCAAATTCACACTCTCTTAAATATTACATGACCAGTCACACACTACAAGGCAAATTGAAAGACATTTATTTATTGAACATCATCAACAATATTACTTGAGATCATATATCGATCATGGCCTGCCAGGCAAAAGTACTAAAATCACCATGCAAGGTTCCAATTCTTAGTGGCATCAAAACCAAAGCGTTTCTCCGAAACATCCAAATTGGGAAGAGATTCTGATGATGGTTTAATAGCATCATCAAAATTATCAGAGGCTTTGTTGTCTGAGATTTCCAGGTCTTTGGTTGCTGGAAAAACAAGGCGACCTCGAAGTGTTTCTGGCATATTCTCTTGCCTCACCGAACTCTTCCAAATCTCTTCTGGATCTTTTCTTGCATCAACAACAACctgcataatatatatatgtataataacACGACATTAATTGATCAGTTTGTTAATTATATTCATTTCAACTATGCTAATTGCCAAGCAAGAAACTAAAAACATACCAGAAGAAACAACAAGAGAGCCAAGAAAGCACACAAATATGACCTCATGGTTATCCACCACACCTAGCTTCTTGTATAATTTTTATGCTATGAGATATGAAGTACAATGTTGaagatatatgtatgtgtgtatatatatatatagagagagagagagagaaagagctaCTATCACTAATCACTAATATAACTGTTAATATGTCTTTATATTTTAACAGAAGATATCTAGCTAGTCAATTATGGACTACAATTTGCACTGACAAGATATTTTGCACTGACTATATAATATTAGATCGCTAGCTAAGATAATATGTAATAGCACTGACTGTATATATATTTTGCTCTGAGTAAGATAATAATAGCACCGACTATATAGGTATCATCCTCTGCAAAATCTTTATattttcaaagattttgttgttaATTAGTAATCAATAATAATAGTAGGTCCGCTACTATCATCATTATCCACATTCATGCATCTTAGAGGTTGAGACATCAATAATGCATTCATTACCCAACAACATCAATAATGCATGCCTTACCGAGCAGCATCAATAATGCAGTACCCAATTTAATGCTGAAAGAAATATTGCAAGTGGACGTATGTACATTTCAACTTAGATATCTATCTCTATTAATTCATACTCCACAGCCAACTGCTGCGTCATACCTCATGCATAGTCATGATGTGATATTAAAAGAGACTTTAAGATGATCACAACCCAATTTTTGTCATAAGAAGAAAGCACAACACtaattcaaaactaaaagcTTCAACAATGGCTCCTCATCTTGCCAATTGGATCCTCATCTTGTTATCTTTCTTCTTAAAGGTAATGAATTTCCAACTTTCATATCCATAATCGATCTTTAGTTAAAACTATATATGTAACAATTTTTTGTAAATCTAATTTAGTTGCAAGGCAGCTATGGTAGTGGTGGAGGAGCCCAAGAAGATGAAAATGTGGCAGCTCACAAAATGGGGTTCTTAGGGATGGATGATATTTATGTTGGGAATACTATCACCATCAATCTTCCTTTTGACGACCCTTCATCTTCACCTCATTTTATACCACAAGACGAAGCCGATTCTTTACCCTTATCATCGTCAAATCTCCAAAGCATTCTCGATCTCTTCTTGATCCCTCATGGTTCTTCGCACGCCAAGGCGATGCAAGATACTATTAGAAGGTGTGAAACCCTACCTATGGAGGGAGAGGCCAAGACTTGCGCAAACTCCCTAGAATCCTTGCTTGATTTTGTAAACACCGCGTTTTGACAAAACGCTAGTGTCAAAGCCCTGACGACTACTCACAATGCTATGTCAACTGGGAATTCAAATAAGTACAGAATTCTAGAAGTAAAAGAGATTCCGATTCGTAAGATGATGGGTTGTCACGTAATGAGATGGCCCTACGCAGTTTACTATTGCCATCATCAGGTGGATAACAGTGAAACCAAGGTTTTTAACATTTTATTAGGAGGTGATGATGATGGAGACAAACTTGATGCTTATGCTGCTTGTCATATGGACACATCGAAACGGGATCCTAATCAATTGGTGTTCAAGTTGTTAAATACCGCGCCTGGCCGTTTCTCTCCAGTTTGTCACATCTTCCCTGAAGGAGACCTTGTTTGGgttgatgaaatattttaatttagatataGCTTCCATATGCATAATCCTCATTATGGCCCCGTTTGGTAGACCATTGTGGAAACAATATATGTTGGTCCAGACAATATATTGTCTGATGCAAACAAACGGCCATTTTGCGACTCGAAATCCAAGGCAATTTCGAGGCAATAATATTGTCTTTTGGAAATTGTCCCATTTCATACAATATTGAGACCATTTCGTTTTTTCTACCCAGATTGTCCCTAGTTATTTATTGCACAACAACTCATCACCATATGATGcccatttatttttaatgtatgaacttatttgaatttatttatagATATTTGTAAGACGGAATATTATGAAACTCTTCtaattaactatttataaatattttaattaattatctttgttttataaattaatttttatttaatctgACATTTATATGCATCTGTTATAACTAAAATACCTAATACCCCTGTGCGTAATTTGCCTCAGAATATTATCCAGCATAtatgttaccagcaaaagtCTAACCAAACACTAACAACCATTCagacagcatatctgctaccacCATATCGCTAGTATATAcactactgtcaaaattgtctgcCAAACGGAGCCTATATATGTTCTTCTTTTGATAAGTTGATATTTGTATTGAAGAGTGCGATTTACAACCTAAGGACATTAAGCATAATGTGCGCATTAATAGAGATAAATATATGCATCACATACATTGCATTTTGTGAATCGGACTATCAACTTCATATTGCTGAAAGATTGGTTGGAAGAGATGTTTGAGAGTGCTCTTTCGATCGCTTTGAATTTCTCCACATTTGACTCAGAAATCGATACATGAGAATAAGCAATGAAATGTCATATAAGTTGTTAACTAATTTCCAGTTTAGAAGTTGAATCTATTAAGTGGTTATGTAATTATGTTACCTTGAGTGCTTATTGCATGGTGAATGTGCCTTTGTGTTAGTAACTTGATCCTTGTGTGCCCTTATTCctaaaataaagtaaatataTATTCTTATCACTTTTGAGCCCATTAGGAAAATTCAAAACAGTGATGCACGTTTTATCATAAATGAAGGATAATTTGAGTTGTTTTTGTTAAGTGTCTATATGTTTGCGTTCTACAAGAGTCGTGTTGAGGAATGTAGGAAGGAGATTGAAACCAACTTGATCCCCTCTTGAGTCAAATCGTAAGATTGTAAACGGTCAGTTATCACAGTTGACTTTCACCGAACCAAAATTTTCGATTATATCTCAGAATAAAATCGAAAAACGATCATGAAAAATAGTTAACTAGAAAACCGACCAATCGGATTTTGCTTGTTTTTCGGGCTTTATTATTTTAGTTTCAATTTGTTTATTTAAATTTGGCCTACTTAAAATGGTTGGGTCTAAAGTATAAGACATCACTTCAGAAGCACGAAAATAATACAGGAATTATCAGTAAGAAGTAAGTAAGAACATCTACCAAAGATTACTCATTACCAAGGATCTcctatcccttttttcttgtAATGTAGAACCCACCCAGTTGCCCACCGAACAATTGATTGGTAAACTCCGAGTCACATGGAATACCCCGAAGACCCCATCGATAATTTGAGACTTGGGCCGAGGCCTAACGCAAAAAGATAACGTAGGGTGACATTCGCACATGCTAGGCTGAGCAAGTGTCCTCCTCGCAAATTGTGATAAGGTAGACA contains:
- the LOC119982218 gene encoding uncharacterized protein LOC119982218, with the translated sequence MMNVNMDSKTRRKQQRWYTQTLTPLIEGPDPDMQEEGNKRESSWEIIREWFRVQKGLSNNNNLSASSFIGSIQAKRQDLRLLLGVLGCPLAPIPLVTNDPIHHLHIKDIPIANSAAHYIIQQYLAATGCLKQQKCAKNMYATGIVKMICCETEISSGKNVKSLGNRSSENGCFVLWQMLPGMWSLELVVGGNKVIAGSDGKTVWRHTPWLGTHVAKGLQRPLRRIIQGLDPKSTARLFAKAQCLGEKRIGDVDCFVLKVAADQATVMERSEGPAEMIRHVLYGYFCQKSGLLIYLEDSHLTRVHTQENQNEDTIYWETTIGSSIGDYKDVDGKLIAHQGRTIGTVFRFGEMSVQHSRTRMEEIWRIDDVVFDVPGLCMDYFIPPADIYEANSP
- the LOC119983148 gene encoding BURP domain-containing protein 3-like, with translation MAPHLANWILILLSFFLKLQGSYGSGGGAQEDENVAAHKMGFLGMDDIYVGNTITINLPFDDPSSSPHFIPQDEADSLPLSSSNLQSILDLFLIPHGSSHAKAMQDTIRRCETLPMEGEAKTCANSLESLLDFVNTAF
- the LOC119981975 gene encoding BURP domain protein USPL1-like, whose translation is MSTGNSNKYRILEVKEIPIRKMMGCHVMRWPYAVYYCHHQVDNSETKVFNILLGGDDDGDKLDAYAACHMDTSKRDPNQLVFKLLNTAPGRFSPVCHIFPEGDLVWTIVETIYVGPDNILSDANKRPFCDSKSKAISRYL